TTCATTAAAATTTAATACCTGCTTTTTCTAATAGTTGTTTACCTAGTTTAAGGCTCTCGCCATAAAACGAATTTTGTAGAAATACTATTATTGCTAAACTATATGGAATATTAACTGCATAGTTGAATGTAATGCCTTAGAGTTTTACAGAAAAAGAACTACAAAGCAACATTAACAGGAGCTTTGTAGTTTATATTTGTTTATTTCAGTAAAACGGCAATCTCTTCAAAAGATTGACAGTTTGTTATAGCATTTTTAGCTCTTCAACATCCCATCCAGATTGCCATACCTTTTTTGTTCTATCAACTCGTGCAAGAATCTCTCTCTTGAAATCATCTAAAGTAATCGGTTCGATATCAGAATTATATTCAAAATCAATCAAAATCTCCTTACCTTAATCCGTTTAATCGATTGACTAAAGATTAAAACCATACATCCATTCATTTAGAACTCCTTCAGAACTTTTTAGATCTACTGCATCCATAATCTTCTCAAAGCACGTGCATATGTACTCACGATCTTCAGTATCTAGATTATAAGTATCGAATCGAATAACACTCTTTGATATAAGATTTACATAATCTTTGTTATTAAAATTACTCTCTGCTCCTGCTATGAATTCATCAATAATATTATTAAATAAATTTTTTAATATTTTCTTATCCTGTTCATTAGCTAAACCAGGATAAAAATCTTCAGACTCGAATGTTATTGCATTTTTTAAGCGCTCGAGTTGTTCGGTCTTATTTATCATATGAGATTTCTTTTTTTTAAATAGTTTTCCAAATCCTGTTTAAATTGTTCCCAATCAAAATCCCTGATTTTTTTCTTTACAGAATCTAAATTATCTAACGATAAAAGAATTTCTTTTGCTATAATTTTTCGAGCTTCTTCTTCTGATAAACTTTGAAATTCTGAAAAATTTAATTTTAAATTATATTCTAAGTTATCTTCGATAGTGTAGGTAAAATCTTCATCACTAATTTCTTTTTTACCTTTTGTATATATGGGCTTTTTTATTTTAAAGAATTTTTCAAAATTGGGACTTACACAAACTATGCCTACAACAATACTTTTTAAATCATTCCCATAATTTTTAACTTTAAAATATTCCTCCAAATCATCTGACAACTCTGTAATGATATATTTTTTTTTAACCTCAATGGAGGAAGTTATTGCTAGTCCAAAATCCATTTTTATCTAAATATTTTATTTCCAGGTGGTAATGTCCCATTTATCATAAAGTAACCATAAATCATTATTTTTTCTTGCACTTTTATTGTCGTTTGATTTCCATAAAATATAGGATTCATTACCAATCCTTGTGCTCTAAGTTTATTATCTGAATAACGATTACTCGTTGTTGTTTCACCATATTTCCATACATCACCGGCATTTAAGTATGTGGAGCCTCCTCTTACATTAGGGTATAAACCTGATCTTGTAGCTTCTAGTTGATATAAAAATCCCTGTGGCTTAAGATCTCGTCTTTCAATCCTGTCTATCTCTTTTTCCATTTTAAGATATAGGTAAATTCCAGCTACAGCTCCAACTATTCCGTACGCTGCCCATTTTGGCCAAGCAGCATCACTAGGATCGGGTACGGAAATGTCTAGTGCCATAAAACCTAAAGCTGCTGTCGCCCAATTATCATCACGAGAGATATCGGGAGCCTGATGAGTCAGCTTCATCCTATGTCCATCTAAACCCTGTATCGTGTCACTACCTTCGTATGCTCCGTTTGTCCACCAAGTTAGTGTTCCATTATTTCCTACCGAAACTCCACCAAATGTATTTCCGCCATTAAAACTTGTCCCAAAAATTGCTGATTCCGCCGCCGCTTGCACCGCCTGAGAAATCAAAACTATCAAGTTGTTGCATTAAG
This genomic stretch from Chryseobacterium shandongense harbors:
- a CDS encoding DUF4844 domain-containing protein gives rise to the protein MINKTEQLERLKNAITFESEDFYPGLANEQDKKILKNLFNNIIDEFIAGAESNFNNKDYVNLISKSVIRFDTYNLDTEDREYICTCFEKIMDAVDLKSSEGVLNEWMYGFNL